The segment CTTCCTATTTGAGTATTTCCAAGTAAATTTCATCGAGTTTGGCAACATCATGGCGAGCGTTGTCAGActttagataatttttttgtgcTTCTGCCCGTATGGTGGCCGTGTTTTGCGCCATGCCCGGCGCAATCGCATCAATTGAATTCGATACCGTTCTCCACATACATACAGTCGGGTCTTAGGATCTCTTGCCGTATTAAGAATTCCTATCCGCTATACTCGGTCTTaagttactcgtcgccaattcgttaagcgcctcgacacacgcaagtcgtctTTGATCTGGTCGAacaatctagcacgttgggccccactatttctggtgccggcggggttcgtgaagaaaacggatttcattgcagagtcgtctggcatccttgtaACGTGACCGATCTaccgtagtttcccaactttatttaatattttttagtaatgtagcagaataaaacggaaaactttttctttaACTCGTATTCGAGAATCTGCTAAGCCACTCAATGTAATAACCGAACTATCGCCAAGTGTGccatgggaatctcttcaaaagttcgcagttcatggttcatgcggctgcgccactctccgctttccgtttgtaatccgccaaaaatagtccacaacacctttcgttcaaatacggagAGTGCGCGTATGACTTCAGTAAGCTGCGCGCTCCGCCATCTCGTTCAAGacggatcattattgagaacttttttaaccgggctatcgtccgacatcctcacgacgtgcccagcccatcgcaggtgaccgatttttgcgatgtgagcgatgggtggttcccttagcagctgatgcaattcatggttcgttcacctcctccacgttccgtcttccatctgcgctccgccgtagatggtgcgcaacaccttccgttcgaaaacactaagagcgttggtcctccacgagcaaaGTCGATGCTTCATGACCGTAAAACTACCAGAccaatcagcgtcttgtagattgttaacttcgtgcggcggcgaattttgttcgatcgcagcgtcctacggagtccaaagtaggcacgatttcctgccataatgcgtctttgaatTTCTCTGCGGctcagatacacgaactcttctaccacttcgatttgatcaccgtctaaatgaatccggggatagaggtcagcattcacttctctagaacctcttcctttcatgtattttgttttcgatacatcaATGACAAGTctaatccgtttggcttcagctttcagtccgatgtacgtttctgCCATCCTCTCAatggtacgtgtaatgatgtcaacgtcgtcagcgaaaccaagaagctagacggacttcgtgaatatcgtgccactcgtgtctatccccgctcttcttatcacaccctccaaagcgatgttgaacagcaaacatggaaagcccatcaccttgccgtaacactcttcgagattcaaagggactcgaaactgctcctgatactcgaacaacacacattacttgatccatcgtcgccttgaccaatcgcgttagtttatccggaaatccgtagtggTGCATaacctgccatagctgatctcgattgatcatgtcatacgccgatttgaagttgatgaataaatgatgcgtgggaaagTTGTATTcgtgacatttctgcaacacttgccgaagcgcgaatatcttatccgtggtggcacgggcatccatgaatcccgcttgatattgccccacgaactcctttgcaaatggttaTAATCGATGACATAAaagccttccgtccactcctccgggaGTAGCTCCATCTCCCAAATCTTGGCAATggcccagtgcagcgctctgatctcttctgctacctcctgaaGGTCgagggctggtattctgtcgtcttctgcacgtgctccaagatctattgcaatatcgtcaccttcatgttcagctacatcgctgttaaggtgctcgtcataatactgcttccacctctcgatcatcTCACGtacgttcgtgagaagattaccatctgagtcccgacacatatcggcttgcggcacatagcctttacgcgaacggtttaacttctcgtagaacttccgtttatcgttagcacggtacagttcttccatcgcctcgcgatctcgttcttcctgttggtgctttttcctctggaagaccgagttttgcctgttccgtgcttgtttatatcgctctacattcgccctcgtacggtgttgcagctttctcgcacgtgctgcattcttcttctgcacttcttctcctctgttgggtactccagatctcccctttttgagatactgcagtcagCGTACTTTTTGTGCTCCACAACTGAAGAGccagtgttccgaggttaaatatcatcttgtacgaaaccgtgattccgaagatgatatttgttcggacaatgtcctgtctcaagaccggtaagcatgctgagatctctcttgtTGAGACTCAGccacttttgagtaacccaggggtggatactcgacgttatatatttttagattgtttgagcgattgtacagccatcctattggccataactgtttggctctccttttgtttcagcccaccctccagcacacagtcagagatcaggcataGTGAATCTCTACCCGTGAGTGGTGaattggagccacatcttcgtttgtcgactcacaatgAGTCGGCGTGTTGAAGATAGACgcggatcaggactgaacctcagctagcgcatcgttcatgtcctgttcctcccctactctcctctccacctcattcgtttctttgtttttttttcggcagagagagcttgcacggtaagaaatcgtccactgcatcagtgaccggcttgatgcagcaagggcaaattgctgtggagggcgccctggtactctacaggctccgttgcggcgagagaaccccctccaccatttatccctcggcacgggtcgcgtcacaccttggattaggggtctatccattcaagtttttacataatagccatggataacagctattacaaccatctcctttaggggctttggaccctctgctttggttcctgggagtcgagagaaccgtcctgcaggcggagagtttacacttcagacttcgcatgagtgcccccttctctgtccgcatacgaaaGCATCTGTCCGCATAGGAGTtactaaataagaggctgtggaacctcatggaggttctggagcgcattatttaaccatttaccatccttcTTCTTCTGCACTAAATTGCGAATAGGAGCAATTAATGTAGTGTTAGTTCTTCTGAACTAATTGCTctcattcgccgtcgaaccaatcgttttttcggttcggattcattgtacctagtgccacTAGAGCactactaccgatggcggtcttaatgcctttccaaccatcttcaagagttgctgcgcaagttgctcttccgttggtagcgctgcttctagctgccgcgcgtattcctgggcaactctgGTGTCTCGTAGCTCCtagatgttgggtcgcggcgtacgacttcgacgcgtgttatacaccgtcgagagtttttaGCGCATTGAATTTGCCGTTggttagaatatggtcaatttggttctctattcgttggtctggtgatctccaggtggccttatggatatctttgcgggggaagaaggtacttcggactaccataccgcgggaagctgcaaaatttacgcatcgttggccgttgtcgttcgttgcggcatgcaggctgttcgGTCCGATTACCGGTCTGTATATAGATTCCCGTCCTACCTACGCGTTCAACTGACAAGAATACGTCTGCGCATTTCTCTGCTGCATTTGTTATCCGACGTTATCAACGACCCGGGGTATACAAATTCGTGTagcacctcgaactcgtccccgtcgactaccacactattgcctatgcgagctcgatcgTGCTCGGTTTCTCCTGCTAACAGGTGCTTGGTTTCAaacgtattcaccactaataCAACCTTCATTGCctcacgtttcagtttggtgTATTGCTCGGGAGACAGGAGACAGGCAATAACATCACAGGGGACTTCAGCGTGTTTCAAATTCatgaataggtggtgcgtaAGGATCTGTGATCCAGGATCTGTTGCAGCATAAACCTTTGGTCCCTTGTCGATCGCCCGTCCGCAAAACCTATTTGACAACTACtgaatctacttgctagcggcgatagacggTGAAAGATTATCTGAGAAAGTACTCTATAGGCGTTCATCCGACTAGGTCCCTGTGTCTTTTGACGTTATGTTTTGGGAAGTTGTCGTATTCATTCTTaagctgcgcgtaaaaagcgtccTTAACGTCCTCGTCACTTCCTAGGTGTGGATTATGCCCGTTGATGTTGCTATATTTGAAGAAACTGCCCTCTATCAGCAATAGACATATTCTCCGTTGGCAGTctcatcagcgggataaggaccttaggttaacagcctattgtaccagaacatacaaaaagttaccgaaaatgaaagaagaaatctctccggattgttggcaacgacctttagcatgaaaacacggacacgaatcggaacatggaatatactgacccttgcccagcagggcaagctggctcaacttgcaagggaagctagccgcctgaagcttgaaatcctggggctgagcgaggtccgctggccgggtactggcgaacacaggacatcatccgggcaagtcttgctctactctggcatacgaggtgaaaatgctactcgaaaaagaggagttggattcctactgagcccaggggcacatgcggccctgatgaagtggaaaCCAATAactgagcgaataatcgttgccagattcagaacacgggctaggaaccttacggcaatccagtgctatgcgccaacagatgctgccgacctgcaggaggaagagagtttttacagccagctgaacagcgtggttgataAAAttccgaagggggacatccaaattcacatgggcaacttcaacgcgaagattgactcaaacaacgcggaccttgaacgcgtcatgggacgccatggcctaggagagatgagcgaaaacggggagctgtttacagaattctgtggtaataacgacatggtcattggtggatcgctcgccccgcatagaccagtacataaagtcacgtgggctTCCcgtgacggccgaacagaaaaccaaatcgaccacatctgcatcagccggaaatggagaaggagccttcttgatgtacgcaacaaacgcagcgctgacattgcatccgaccatcatcttgttatcgctgagatacgtctgcgcgtcgcacgtgtccaacgatgggaggagaaagttgggtgccgctacgacgtccgccgattggagaatcctgaggtgaaaagggcctttgttgaacaacttgaatctcgagcctcggagttgccacctggtggaaccgtcgaagagcaatggaccggcatcaagaacgccttcatcacgaccagtgatgaaaccctcggcaaagcgcgcagtgggcggagggagtggatttcggatgaaacttggaggaagatcgacgagcggagagaggcgaaagccggcattgagcgagcgcggaccagatcggctaagacagctgcccgtcaacgatacgccgaactggagagggctgttaaacgtgcttgtaggcgggacaagagagcttggactaactccctagccgaataaggagaaaccgccgccgccaacggtgatatccgtttgttgtacgatatttctcgccgccttagtggtgccagaatgaatacaaagatgccgctaaaggacagagctggtcagctattgactgaccgtacagaacagcttaagcgatggactgaacattttgaacaactcttcggagtttcaaatgtcagagaccaacaaaaccagcagcgtacggcgcctacagttcgtcgaataaatcgcgtgaactcggaggcgccatcgctggatgaaattgtagcagccatcaagagtatgaaatccaatagagcgcagggatagatcgtatttcagccgaaatgctcaaagctgacccatctttgtcagcccagatgatgcatcagcttttcagcaatatttggaaaaccgcaacttttccagtggactggatgcagggcatattggtcaaagtccctaagaaaggagacctaacggaatgcggtaactggcgcacgctatgtccgaaggtagtTATTAGTTAACTcaaatgcacctcagatttttcgtCACaagatgttagtattaatcaaaacaattaatttagagcaggtcttaaaatattctatcttgggttttttgaaaaattcaattttcaaggttattttggggtcattccctctcaagtgatcatatccgttgtagttgaccacatccgatttcaaccaaatttggtataattgctcattccgactcctggtaaaagccatggcgggtaaccgccagcagtggagatctctgatttcagccctttgttctgccgggccggcggacatggacacataagtaagtaagtagtaggCTCGACTGCCGCTGATAATAAACTTTGTAATCTTACGGCTAGTATTGGTATCCTCTATTACCAATAAGCCAAGATATACGAAATCGTCGACTaactcaaactcatccccgtcgattactaTGGTACTGCCTAAGCGGATCCTGTTTCACTCAGTCCCGCGAGCCAGCGTAcatttcgttttagacgtatttatcctCCACTCAATCTACTCTGTTTCACGTTTTAGTCTTTAACCTTTAACCTTtttctctgcacatttcggcccgcggtacAAAGCCCTGATTCGCTGAGTCTCTGATAGACCTTccatgtgtcgtgaaagcggtacagctgctctaGTTTtgcgcactccttctcctcctggtgGCATCTTTTTcctggaagagtcgggtttgttgTCTCCGTTTCTGTtcgtatcgctccacattctgatgggacttttgtacccgcgctgcgttcttctcatggCCCAAAATAtcctccgctacgctgttaatggttgTTTGCACGGCATTCCAATAGTCCTCATACGATCAAACATTCAGCATCTGATTTTAAGAGAGGCTATTTCGTGTATTGAAATACAAACTATCACATCAAACTTATGTAGAATAGAGTGAAATTGATGCGCGAAACGGGTGGCGGAGTGGTTAACTGAAGCAAAGCCATTTTCTTGCCCGAATTTCAAAAGCATATTCCACACATCGGCAAAGGCGCAGGTGCAGGCGTATCCATCTCAGTAAAATCTAAACTAACTATACTAAAAAATTTATCTATTTCTAATGCTAGTCCTGATTGCAAAAGTAAGTGAATCCTCCAAATCGAATAGACCGAACCGGAACCGAAAAGTCATGTGATTGGATTAGATTAGTAGATTCTTTATTGCAGACactttcagcctgcggctggttcgcctcttcacCCATGTTGTTGGTATTGTAATATTAGCTAATGGTTTGCTAACAGGGACATAAAAATTCCAGTGATTCTAGCCCCCGCCTGAAATATGAGAAACTTGGTATCAATATTGTCTGCATAGCTGTGACTTTGCTAAAAATAAACCCCCTTGAACCGGATTATATGCactgaaaaaaaaggaaattttcggtcaaataaaataaaacatcatcAGGTTGTTTAAAACTCGTTCTACATAATTTATGCGATTTAAGATTTATTGCTGCAGTCATGGCACGCGGTGGCTGTTGCTACAGCAGTGCGTGAAGTAGTGCATTCACCCTTCAGTGAATGCGTGCAGTTCATGCCAGCAGACGACGGTGACGACGACGAATGGATACATCTCATTATAATGCTAGTTTCATATCCACTAATGGCAAAGATAAATAAAGactttggttggaataattGAGACTATCGTGGCATCCTAATTAGTGAACCATGCGTTTCGGTTTCTAAACGCCCTCGAGTTAGTTCATTGATTAAAAAAGTGTAAATTCTTAGCATATTGTTTGAGCATTTAGTATCCCTGGACGATGCTGGTGAGTTGGTGTACTAATGACGAAATGTGCTCCCCACGATGGTTAATTGTCACATGGTTGATTCGACGGTACTGACGGTTGTGCACTGTAGTAGCTAGTTGCGACTTGACTAGAGTAACTGACCGGAGCCGGAGCCGGAGCTTGAACAGTTTGTACTGGAGTCAGGATACCAACCAACTGGAGATTTCCACTGTAGCTGGCTGGTACTTGCGGTGCATCAGCGTAGGAAACTGGTGCTGGAGCTGGCGCTGAATACGTCACTGGTGGTGGTGGAGGTGGTGCAGAGTATGCCACTGGTGGTGGTGGAGGAGGCGCTGAGTACGTAACTGGCGGTGGTGGAGGAGGTGCTGAATATGCCACTGGCGGTGGTGCGGCTACATAGTTTGTACTGTAACTGGCATAAGTAGGCTGCGGAGCAGGAGCAGAAACGTAACTTGGGGCATAATTATAAGTTGGTGG is part of the Sabethes cyaneus chromosome 2, idSabCyanKW18_F2, whole genome shotgun sequence genome and harbors:
- the LOC128736220 gene encoding uncharacterized protein LOC128736220; translation: MALLKVSCLVFLFAVGAVWSENADGDLETAETALIAKKILLLKGLGLGGVLLASQNSGSSGLGGLGGGFGGFGGLSSKFSGLLGGGSQSADYPPPPPPPPPTYNYAPSYVSAPAPQPTYASYSTNYVAAPPPVAYSAPPPPPPVTYSAPPPPPPVAYSAPPPPPPVTYSAPAPAPVSYADAPQVPASYSGNLQLVGILTPVQTVQAPAPAPVSYSSQVATSYYSAQPSVPSNQPCDN